One genomic region from Cucurbita pepo subsp. pepo cultivar mu-cu-16 unplaced genomic scaffold, ASM280686v2 Cp4.1_scaffold000504, whole genome shotgun sequence encodes:
- the LOC111785484 gene encoding uncharacterized protein LOC111785484: YHDVVRLEDLQKLIDCSNVQPYTINSAKVVFIKKRPQNRQFKGSGNYCTSCDRSLQEPYIHCSLGCKVDFVVKKKRDLSSYLRTCNSLALSMDFVAFEDKGDDEMTNETPRSTIVDYEEGTSSSSGSENMSIIAHTPIVRKKRTGLCSCGRLNRKISTDQDMATSITISRRKGIPHRSPLC; encoded by the exons TATCATGACGTTGTTCGACTCGAAGATCTTCAAAAGCTTATCGATTGCTCTAACGTTCAG CCTTATACCATAAATAGTGCCAAAGTCGTGTTCATCAAGAAGAGAcctcaaaatagacaatttaAAGGGTCAGGAAATTATTGCACGTCTTGTGATAGAAGCCTTCAAGAACCTTATATCCATTGCTCTCTCGGGTGCAAG GTAGATTTTgtggtgaagaagaagagagactTGAGTTCTTATCTTAGAACGTGCAATTCTTTGGCACTTAGTATGGATTTTGTAGCGTTCGAAGATAAAGGAGACGATGAAATGACCAACGAAACTCCTCGTTCGACCATTGTGGACTATGAAGAGGGGACGAGCTCGTCTTCGGGATCAGAGAACATGAGCATCATAGCTCACACGCCCATTGTTAGGAAGAAAAGAACTGGTCTTTGTTCGTGTGGAAGATTAAATAGAAAGATATCTACTGATCAAGACATGGCAACGAGCATAACCATAAGTAGAAGGAAAGGCATCCCTCATAGATCTCCCTTATGTTAa
- the LOC111785481 gene encoding uncharacterized protein LOC111785481: CLLSCSNLMQSVALTAVPFFLIAIAWFVLFGICLFITCLCRCCCRREPYGYSRTAYALSLAFLIFFTIAAIVGCIVLYVGQGKFHSRSSSTLDYIVDQADGTAKNLKNLSVYLSSAKSIGVDSIFLSTDVKKQIDDIGTEISSVSSNLTDAAADNSGTIQRGLDETRLILVVIAAVMLLLAFIGFLCSIFGLQCIVYTLVIFGWILVAVTFILCSVFLLLHNVVGDTCVAMEDWLQNPTAHTALDDILPCVDNATAKEIQSGTKNVNYQLVSLVNGVINTISNANPPANVAPPLNYNQSGPLVPPLCSPFHSNLTDRHCSVNEVELSKAPEVWTTFTCQVSSSGVCTNTGRLTPTLYNQMTAAANVSYGLYHYGPFLVELVDCTYVRQVFTDISKNHCPGLRLYLKWIYVGLVLVSGAVMLSLIFWIIYARERRHRVYTKQFISRDPGEQDKGS, translated from the exons TGCCTTCTGTCCTGTTCCAATCTGATGCAGTCTGTTGCACTTACTGCTGTTCCATTCTTTCTCATTGCTATTGCTTGGTTCGTGCTCTTCGGTATATGCTTGTTCATCACCTGTCTATGTCGTTGCTGTTGTCGGAGGGAGCCGTATGGCTATTCTCGAACGGCCTATGCCCTCTCCCTTGCTTTCCTCATATTCTTCACCATCGCAGCAAT TGTAGGATGCATCGTGTTATATGTCGGTCAAGGGAAGTTTCATAGCCGTTCGTCGAGCACGCTGGACTATATAGTAGATCAGGCAGATGGAACTGCTAAAAACCTCAAGAATTTGTCAGTTTATCTTTCTTCAGCTAAGTCTATCGGAGTCGATTCGATATTTCTGTCTACCGACGTTAAGAAACAAATCGACGACATTGGCACGGAGATAAGTTCTGTTTCTTCCAATCTTACTGATGCAGCAGCTGATAACTCAGGCACCATACAGAGAGGCCTAGATGAAAC GCGACTTATCCTCGTTGTTATTGCTGCTGTTATGCTCTTGTTGGCATTTATTGGATTCT TATGTTCCATCTTTGGATTGCAGTGTATCGTATACAC CTTGGTAATATTTGGTTGGATTCTCGTTGCTGTCACGTTCATTTTATGTAGcgtgtttcttcttcttcacaa CGTGGTCGGAGATACATGTGTTGCAATGGAAGATTGGCTGCAGAATCCCACCGCCCACACGGCGTTAGACGATATTCTTCCTTGCGTCGACAACGCCACTGCCAAAGAAATTCAGTCCGGAACCAAGAATGTGAATTACCAACTTGTAAGTTTGGTCAATGGAGTGATCAACACAATCTCAAATGCCAACCCCCCTGCAAATGTCGCCCCTCCTCTGAATTACAATCAATCCGGCCCGTTGGTGCCGCCTCTTTGCAGTCCGTTTCATTCCAATCTCACGGACCGACACTGCTCGGTGAATGAAGTAGAACTGAGCAAAGCTCCTGAG GTTTGGACGACGTTCACTTGTCAAGTATCATCCTCTGGCGTTTGCACCAACACTGGCCGGTTGACTCCAACTTTATACAACCAAATGACAGCTGCAGCAAACGTGAGCTATGGTTTGTATCACTATGGACCGTTCTTGGTCGAACTCGTAGACTGTACGTACGTTCGACAAGTGTTTACGGATATAAGTAAGAATCATTGTCCCGGGCTTCGACTATACTTGAAATGGATATATGTCGGGTTGGTTCTGGTGTCGGGTGCTGTCATGCTGTCCCTGATCTTCTGGATTATATACGCTAGAGAGCGACGACATCGGGTTTATACTAAGCAGTTTATTTCCAGAGATCCAGGAGAACAAGACAAGGGCAGCTAG
- the LOC111785482 gene encoding uncharacterized protein LOC111785482, with amino-acid sequence MKESGVGSSRFIPFSLYCDENGGNVSKIKSAVLRSLSPSTSSFSSRSAASFFCRTTSPSRVKLHGSPSVSVSSMRFSLDRAISPNRSVSVSSRCGGKDRVVQRQSSLKRTCMCSPTTHPGSFRCSLHKGTVSQPHAAYSPSRLNARRSAMTNSLVRIGGVEGDLVKRALAALIRPSSHQQRRRVDFKVKSSRLSIMSKAEET; translated from the exons ATGAAGG AGAGTGGAGTTGGAAGCTCAAGATTCAtccccttctctctctactgtGACGAAAATGGCGGCAACGTCTCGAAGATCAAATCAGCAGTTCTCCGCTCGCTCTCACCGTCGACCTCCAGTTTCTCCTCCAGATCGGCCGCTTCCTTCTTCTGCAGAACGACTTCCCCGTCGCGTGTGAAGCTTCACGGTTCGCCTTCGGTTTCCGTGTCGTCCATGCGCTTTTCTCTAGACCGTGCGATTTCTCCGAACAGATCCGTGTCTGTTTCTTCTCGCTGCGGTGGGAAGGATCGAGTGGTGCAGAGGCAGAGCAGTTTGAAGAGGACGTGTATGTGTTCTCCTACAACTCACCCTGGCTCGTTTCGGTGTAGTCTCCATAAAGGTACTGTTTCGCAGCCTCACGCAGCGTACTCTCCAAGTAGGTTGAATGCTCGTAGATCGGCAATGACGAATTCTCTGGTTAGAATTGGAGGCGTTGAAGGCGATCTTGTGAAGCGAGCTTTAGCGGCATTGATTCGGCCTTCTTCTCATCAGCAACGACGCCGAGTTGATTTCAAGGTAAAGAGTAGCCGGCTGTCGATTATGTCCAAGGCCGAAgaaacataa